In the Geobacter sp. FeAm09 genome, one interval contains:
- the rd gene encoding rubredoxin, whose protein sequence is MERWICTICQYVYDPATGDPDRGIPAGTPFESLPDDWTCPLCGAGKDAFEKE, encoded by the coding sequence ATGGAACGTTGGATCTGCACCATCTGCCAATATGTCTATGACCCCGCCACGGGAGACCCGGACCGGGGCATCCCTGCCGGAACGCCGTTCGAGTCATTGCCCGACGACTGGACCTGCCCCTTGTGCGGCGCGGGCAAGGATGCTTTCGAAAAGGAATAG
- the coaBC gene encoding bifunctional phosphopantothenoylcysteine decarboxylase/phosphopantothenate--cysteine ligase CoaBC encodes MLKDTRIVLGVTGGIAAYKAVELLRLLTKAGARVHVVMTRSAQEFVTPLTFQTLSANPVHSELFNLIAEQEIGHISLADRADLFVIAPATANVIGKIAGGIADDLLTTTVMATKAPVLIAPAMNVNMYTNPIYRENEEKLRRLGYLFVAPETGALACGWEGEGKLAAPETIFEAVVATLRPGDLAGQTVMVTAGPTREEIDPVRFISNHSSGRMGYAVARAARQRGARVILVSGPTGLAAPAGVERICVESAREMQAAVMGHVRECTVVVKAAAVADYRPAERKGGKIKKQAAELTLTLVKNPDILAELGSLKKRPFLVGFAAETTRLEEYAARKLAEKNLDMIVANDVSQGDAGFHVDTNRALFLFRDGSRQECPLMSKDELANRILDQIASRLPAPRR; translated from the coding sequence ATGTTGAAGGATACACGGATCGTACTGGGGGTCACCGGGGGCATTGCCGCGTACAAGGCGGTGGAGCTGCTGCGCCTTTTGACCAAGGCCGGTGCCCGGGTGCACGTGGTCATGACCCGCTCGGCCCAGGAATTCGTCACCCCCCTGACCTTCCAGACCCTCTCGGCCAACCCGGTGCACAGCGAGCTGTTCAACCTGATCGCCGAGCAGGAGATCGGCCACATCTCCCTGGCCGATCGGGCCGACCTGTTCGTCATCGCCCCGGCCACGGCCAACGTGATCGGCAAGATCGCGGGCGGCATCGCCGACGACCTGCTCACCACCACCGTCATGGCCACCAAAGCCCCGGTTCTGATCGCCCCGGCCATGAACGTCAACATGTACACCAACCCGATCTACCGTGAAAACGAGGAAAAGCTGCGCCGGCTCGGCTACCTCTTCGTGGCGCCCGAAACCGGCGCCCTGGCCTGCGGCTGGGAAGGGGAGGGGAAGCTGGCGGCGCCGGAGACGATCTTCGAGGCGGTGGTGGCGACGCTCAGGCCCGGGGACCTGGCGGGGCAGACCGTCATGGTCACGGCCGGCCCGACCCGGGAGGAGATCGACCCGGTCCGCTTCATCAGCAACCACTCGTCGGGCAGGATGGGCTATGCCGTGGCTCGGGCCGCCCGGCAGCGCGGCGCGCGGGTGATCCTGGTCAGCGGCCCCACCGGCCTTGCCGCCCCGGCGGGGGTGGAGCGGATCTGCGTGGAGAGCGCCCGCGAGATGCAGGCGGCGGTGATGGGGCACGTCAGGGAATGCACGGTGGTCGTCAAGGCCGCGGCGGTGGCCGACTACCGGCCGGCCGAGCGCAAGGGGGGCAAGATCAAGAAGCAGGCGGCCGAGCTGACCCTGACGCTGGTCAAAAACCCGGATATCTTGGCCGAGCTGGGCAGCCTGAAGAAACGCCCGTTTCTGGTGGGCTTCGCCGCGGAGACCACCCGCCTGGAGGAGTACGCCGCCCGAAAGCTCGCGGAAAAGAACCTGGACATGATCGTGGCCAACGATGTCAGCCAGGGGGATGCCGGCTTCCATGTGGACACCAACCGGGCGCTCTTCCTCTTCAGGGACGGCTCCCGCCAGGAGTGTCCCCTCATGTCCAAGGATGAACTGGCCAACCGCATCCTGGACCAGATCGCCTCACGTCTCCCAGCCCCGCGCCGGTAG
- a CDS encoding ferredoxin — MKRPVVDQESCISCGLCISTCPEVFRFNSAGKAECFDPSGAPEKDIQQAIDGCPVQCISWE, encoded by the coding sequence ATGAAACGACCGGTTGTGGATCAGGAAAGCTGCATCAGTTGCGGTCTCTGCATTTCGACCTGCCCCGAGGTCTTTCGCTTCAACAGCGCCGGCAAGGCGGAGTGCTTCGACCCGTCCGGCGCCCCTGAAAAGGACATTCAACAGGCTATCGACGGTTGTCCCGTCCAGTGTATCAGCTGGGAATAA
- a CDS encoding MBL fold metallo-hydrolase — MIFDAVVVGPLSVNCFILGCEETREGVVVDPGGDVERIIQSVRRHGLEIRYIINTHGHFDHVGGNREAVAAFKAPLLIHQEDAPMLGLVADVGRMYGIQGENSPAADGFLADGMEIGFGTHRMQVLHTPGHTQGGCCLYLAEEKRIITGDTLFADSIGRSDLPGGSHDQLLASIRSKLFTLPDDVAAYPGHGPETSIGHEKRHNPYF, encoded by the coding sequence ATGATATTTGATGCGGTGGTAGTCGGGCCCCTGTCGGTCAACTGCTTCATACTGGGATGCGAGGAGACCCGCGAAGGGGTGGTGGTCGATCCCGGCGGCGATGTGGAGCGCATCATCCAGTCGGTGCGGCGCCATGGGCTGGAGATACGGTACATCATCAACACCCACGGACATTTCGACCATGTCGGCGGAAACCGCGAAGCGGTGGCGGCGTTCAAGGCCCCGCTGCTGATCCACCAGGAGGATGCCCCCATGCTCGGCCTCGTTGCCGACGTGGGACGCATGTACGGCATCCAGGGGGAGAATTCCCCCGCGGCCGACGGTTTTCTTGCCGATGGGATGGAAATCGGGTTTGGGACCCACCGCATGCAGGTGCTGCATACGCCGGGCCATACCCAGGGCGGCTGCTGCCTCTACCTGGCCGAAGAGAAACGGATCATCACCGGCGACACCCTGTTTGCCGACTCCATCGGCCGCAGCGACCTGCCGGGCGGCTCCCACGACCAGCTCCTGGCCTCCATCCGCAGCAAACTCTTTACCCTGCCGGACGATGTGGCCGCCTATCCGGGGCACGGCCCCGAAACCTCCATTGGCCATGAAAAGCGTCATAACCCCTACTTTTGA